A window of Macrotis lagotis isolate mMagLag1 chromosome X, bilby.v1.9.chrom.fasta, whole genome shotgun sequence contains these coding sequences:
- the SUGP2 gene encoding SURP and G-patch domain-containing protein 2 isoform X2 — translation MMASRRVTRETFDAVIQEKVKRYRMDHSDAIEDTLHQFKSQGHSRSIPRSRADRYEDTFHDDGRYSHEPVHPRDTWREDLRDDVFPGPSFRSNSPPMSEENYFQEDFGRDRDFAHADSRERDFSRVSSRDRDFVHRDFSHFGSQDPEFSHSESWEPDFGHPSSHEPSWSHESDFGPEILGDFRSPGLMEEEYVDMDSQEYDLDFSGEADYEFQQPVPRGRGRVRSRGRGGRGAVGTSDRGSILQNKRVTRGALKPKVIKGDVRKIPTLRKVNTKKLPPMVPYRIIPKTRGTNRIRKTILRPDLSPGVIQRTENVEGPVRKIPLRPNQKTTRLPRGEVSFDLVDKSDVFSTFGIEIIKWAGFHKIKNDMEFSQLFAALFELETETCAKMLASFKCSLKPEHRDFCFFTIKCLKHSALKTPKVDNEFLNMLLDKGAVKTKNCFFEIIKPFDKYMMRLQDRLLKSVTPLLMACNAYELSVKMKGFSNPAEMVGALETTNSLCRKSLALLGQTFSLASTFRQEKILEAIGLQEVAPIPAAFPNFDDSTLFGREYIEHLKVWLERSGHPIQMKKADSRSAEEVASVPSPNSNIIPEALNGVPQRADRKVVETIEKFVKSIIEGNLSPKERATLKKNPTYWFLSDEDSLEYKYYKLKLAEMQRIKEIKKDEHQPTSEECAVRAMLYARKVQSLKKRLIPRKRLGLLSSWGISGWKMRKATVGTQTLLSAGTVLKHQVRHAHGGFQAKPSVPDVNRPEKNLPSEEPGPLPCDPSPDPLTCPPGATEPEAPPALPEPPQTPPPPSQFASVDAKTMDTAEKLAKFVAQVGPEIEQFSIENSADNPDLWFLHDQNSPAFKFYRMKVYELCPSINFTKAPLNLKVGEDLKSGKASEHGEEEEQEEEELEGDHSQQETELELELGPEEEEGTEDDTSAQETSSRIGEETGRASQSEGIPSEEAQNMGAEGDGASLAALSQSSASSACFPRKRISSKSLKVGMIPAPKRVCLIEEPKVHEPVRIAYDRPRGRPVSKKKGNYL, via the exons GTCATTCAAGGTCAATTCCAAGATCAAGAGCAGACAGATATGAAGACACTTTTCATGATGATGGAAGATATTCTCATGAACCAGTACATCCTCGTGACACTTGGAGAGAAGACCTGAGGGATGATGTATTTCCTGGCCCTTCATTTAGATCCAACAGTCCTCCCATGAGTGAAGAAAATTACTTTCAGGAAGATTTTGGTCGAGATCGAGACTTTGCTCATGCAGATTCTCGGGAAAGGGACTTCAGCCGGGTTAGCTCCAGAGACCGAGACTTTGTCCACCGGGACTTTAGTCATTTTGGTTCTCAGGATCCAGAGTTTAGCCACTCTGAATCCTGGGAACCTGACTTTGGCCACCCAAGTTCCCATGAACCTTCTTGGTCTCATGAGAGTGACTTTGGTCCTGAGATTTTGGGTGACTTTCGATCACCTGGTCTTATGGAGGAAGAGTATGTGGACATGGACAGTCAGGAGTATGACTTGGACTTTTCAGGCGAGGCAGATTATGAATTTCAGCAGCCAGTACCTAGGGGCAGGGGCAGGGTGCGAAGCAGGGGCCGTGGTGGCCGGGGTGCTGTTGGCACTTCTGACCGGGGTAGCATTCTTCAGAATAAGCGGGTGACCAGAGGTGCACTAAAACCCAAAGTCATTAAAGGGGATGTCAGAAAAATTCCAACCCTAAGAAAAGTGAACACTAAAAAACTTCCCCCTATGGTTCCTTATCGAATTATTCCAAAAACTCGAGGTACTAATCGAATTAGAAAAACTATTCTGAGGCCTGATCTGAGTCCTGGTGTCATCCAAAGGACTGAAAATGTGGAAGGTCCTGTGCGAAAGATTCCATTACGCCCCAATCAGAAGACTACTCGGCTTCCTAGAGGAGAGGTCAGTTTTGACCTAGTTGACAAATCAGATGTTTTCTCAACATTTGGAATAGAGATAATCAAATGGGCTGgatttcataaaataaagaatgatatGGAGTTTTCACAGCTGTTTGCTGCTCTCTTTGAGCTAGAAACTGAAACCTGTGCAAAGATGCTAGCCTCCTTCAAATGTTCTCTGAAACCGGAACACAGAGACTTCTGTTTCTTTACCATAAAGTGTTTGAAGCATTCTGCTTTGAAAACCCCCAAAGTTGACAATGAGTTCCTGAACATGCTCTTAGACAAAGGTGCTGTGAAAACTAAGAATtgtttttttgaaataataaaaccaTTTGACAAGTACATGATGAGGCTCCAAGACCGCCTTCTAAAAAGTGTTACTCCCCTGCTTATGGCTTGCAATGCCTATGAGCTAAGTGTTAAAATGAAGGGTTTTAGTAACCCCGCAGAAATGGTAGGTGCCTTGGAGACAACCAATTCTCTCTGTCGTAAATCTTTGGCACTTTTGGGCCAAACGTTTTCCTTAGCTTCCACATTTCgacaagaaaaaatattagaagctATTGGCCTCCAAGAAGTAGCTCCAATTCCAGCGGCCTTCCCTAATTTTGATGATTCAACTTTGTTTGGAAGAGAGTATATAGAACATCTAAAAGTCTGGCTGGAGAGAAGTGGCCATCCCATCCAAATGAAGAAAGCAGATAGCCGGTCTGCTGAAGAGGTGGCAAGTGTTCCTTCTCCAAATTCAAATATAATACCTGAGGCTCTGAATGGAG TTCCTCAGCGAGCAGACAGAAAGGTTGTTGAGACAATTGAAAAATTTGTGAAGAGTATAATTGAAGGCAACTTGTCCCCAAAAGAAAGAGCCACACTAAAGAAGAATCCTACTTATTG GTTCTTATCTGATGAGGATAGTCTGGAGTATAAATATTATAAACTGAAGTTGGCAGAAATGCAGAGGATAAAGGAGATTAAGAAAGATGAACACCAGCCAACTTCAGAGGAATGTGCCGTGAGAGCAATGCTGTATGCAAGGAAGGTTCAGAGCCTGAAGAAGAGATTGATTCCCCGGAAGAGGCTTGGGCTTCTCTCAtcttgggggatcagtggatggAAGATGAGAAAAGCAACCGTGGGGACACAAACCCTTCTTTCAGCAGGGACCGTGCTGAAGCACCAGGTCAGACATGCCCACGGGGGGTTCCAGGCAAAGCCTTCAGTGCCTGATGTAAACCGCCCAGAGAAGAACTTGCCATCAGAGGAACCTGGACCTCTTCCCTGTGACCCCAGCCCAGATCCTTTGACCTGCCCTCCAGGAGCAACTGAGCCTGAGGCCCCTCCTGCCTTGCCTGAGCCACCTCAGACTCCTCCCCCACCTTCCCAGTTTGCCAGTG TTGATGCTAAGACAATGGATACTGCTGAAAAATTAGCTAAATTTGTTGCTCAGGTGGGACCAGAAATTGAACAATTTAGTATAGAAAACAGCGCAGACAATCCAGATCTGTG GTTTCTACATGACCAAAATAGTCCTGCCTTCAAGTTTTATAGAATGAAAGTATATGAACTGTGCCCTTCCATTAATTTCACAAAAGCCCCACTAAACCTCAAAGTAGGagaagatttgaaatcaggaaaggcttcagaACATGGGGAAGAAGAGGAGCAGGAGGAAGAAGAGCTTGAGGGAGACCATTCTCAACAAGAGACTGAACTAGAGTTAGAATTGGGGCCTGAGGAAGAAGAAGGTACAGAAGATGACACCTCAGCTCAAGAAACATCCTCCAGAATTGGAGAAGAAACTGGTAGAGCATCTCAGTCAGAGGGGATCCCCTCTGAGGAGGCACAGAACATGGGAGCGGAGGGCGATGGTGCCAGTTTAGCAGCTCTGTCACAGTCCTCTGCTTCAAGTGCCTGCTTCCCTCGAAAGAGAATCAGCAGCAAATCACTAAAAGTTGGCATGATTCCGGCTCCCAAGAGGGTGTGTCTTATAGAGGAACCTAAAG TTCATGAACCTGTGCGAATTGCTTATGACAGGCCCCGGGGACGCCCTGTGTCCAAGAAGAAG